A region from the Colwellia sp. PAMC 21821 genome encodes:
- the glsB gene encoding glutaminase B gives MIKDISNLQVKLQTLLAEQQGFYTQGKVADYIPALAEVSAQKMGVCVTTIDGKTAGAGDYQEPFSIQSISKVFGLVMAMKRIGDDLWKRVNMEPSGQPFNSIIQLEWEKGIPRNPVINAGALLVADVLTSHFSSSKLAFLSFIRKLAHDDTVYIDNHVYQSELAHGNRNAALAYLMKSFGNIQSEIPELLSHYFTQCSVAMSCEQLATSLLFLANKGVDPLTKKVICTPRDAHRVNAILSTSGMYDQSGQFAFSIGLPAKSGVGGGVIAIVPNYGVICTWSPPLNTFGNSVIGTNLVASLAQELGLSIYH, from the coding sequence ATGATAAAAGATATTTCCAACTTGCAGGTCAAATTACAAACCTTACTAGCAGAGCAACAAGGCTTTTATACTCAAGGTAAAGTAGCCGACTATATTCCTGCCTTAGCCGAAGTTAGCGCTCAAAAAATGGGCGTTTGTGTTACGACCATTGACGGTAAAACTGCTGGCGCTGGCGACTATCAAGAACCTTTTTCCATTCAAAGCATCTCGAAAGTATTTGGCTTGGTCATGGCAATGAAGCGCATTGGTGATGATTTGTGGAAACGTGTGAATATGGAACCGTCTGGGCAGCCATTTAACTCTATTATCCAATTAGAATGGGAAAAAGGTATTCCACGAAACCCGGTTATAAACGCCGGCGCATTGTTGGTTGCTGACGTATTAACAAGTCATTTTTCTTCAAGTAAATTAGCTTTTTTAAGCTTTATACGTAAGTTGGCACATGATGACACTGTATACATCGACAATCATGTTTATCAGTCAGAATTAGCCCACGGCAATAGAAATGCTGCTTTAGCATATTTAATGAAAAGTTTTGGTAATATACAGTCAGAAATACCCGAATTGTTGAGTCATTACTTTACCCAATGTTCCGTTGCAATGAGTTGTGAACAGTTGGCAACCAGCTTATTATTTCTAGCCAACAAAGGTGTTGACCCACTCACTAAAAAAGTAATTTGTACACCAAGAGATGCTCACCGCGTTAACGCGATATTATCAACCAGCGGTATGTATGATCAGTCGGGGCAATTTGCTTTTTCTATTGGCTTACCAGCGAAAAGTGGCGTCGGCGGTGGTGTTATTGCGATAGTGCCAAACTATGGCGTTATTTGTACGTGGAGTCCTCCTTTAAATACTTTTGGTAACTCAGTTATTGGCACAAATTTAGTGGCTAGCCTAGCCCAAGAGTTAGGATTATCTATTTACCATTAA
- a CDS encoding enoyl-CoA hydratase-related protein: protein MSSLPILVDSKITLSNKVATLTFNRHDVRNALTGTAIADDIVNTVEWINRTPEIAVLIITGDGSAFSSGGNIKDMAERVGDFAGDVQTLERRYREGIQRIPLALHKLEVPVIAAVNGPAIGAGFDIANMCDIRIASTKAKFGETFVNLGIIPGDGGAWFMQRLIGYQKAAELTFTGRVIDAAEAKEMGVVLDVVEPENLIERVNELANDIATKPVASLRLTKRLMKLAQRTELPDFLDICAVFQGMCHNNPEHLTAVNTMIERLAK from the coding sequence ATGAGTTCTCTACCTATATTAGTCGACAGCAAAATAACGCTCAGTAATAAAGTGGCTACCTTGACGTTTAATCGCCATGACGTCCGAAATGCGTTAACGGGCACGGCAATAGCCGATGATATTGTGAATACCGTCGAATGGATCAACCGAACACCTGAAATTGCAGTGCTGATTATTACCGGTGATGGTTCGGCGTTTTCTTCTGGCGGTAATATCAAAGACATGGCAGAGCGCGTGGGAGATTTTGCCGGTGACGTGCAAACCCTAGAAAGACGTTATCGAGAAGGTATTCAACGCATTCCATTAGCATTACATAAATTAGAAGTTCCGGTGATCGCTGCAGTAAACGGCCCTGCCATAGGCGCAGGTTTTGATATTGCCAATATGTGCGATATAAGAATAGCCTCAACAAAAGCTAAGTTTGGTGAAACCTTTGTTAACTTAGGTATTATTCCTGGTGATGGCGGGGCATGGTTTATGCAACGCTTAATTGGTTATCAAAAAGCGGCCGAGTTAACTTTTACGGGGCGTGTAATTGATGCTGCAGAAGCAAAAGAAATGGGTGTTGTATTGGATGTTGTTGAGCCTGAAAATTTAATCGAAAGAGTGAATGAACTTGCCAATGATATAGCGACCAAGCCTGTGGCTTCATTGCGATTAACAAAACGTTTAATGAAATTAGCACAACGTACTGAATTGCCTGATTTTCTTGATATTTGCGCGGTTTTTCAGGGCATGTGTCATAACAACCCTGAGCATTTAACCGCGGTAAATACCATGATTGAAAGACTGGCAAAATAA
- the ltaE gene encoding low-specificity L-threonine aldolase has product MIDFRSDTVTRPSKVMRNAMANAEVGDDVYGDDPTVNELESWAAKRHGFANAMFCSSGTQANLLALMAHCQRGDEYLCGQQAHNYKFEGGGAAILGSIQPQPIENEKDGTLCFKKLAAAIKPDDSHFARTTLLSIENTINGKVLSLEYMAQAREFTQQNNLALHLDGARVYNAASALNVDITEICQHVDSMSICLSKGLGAPIGSILLGSEALIKSAKRWRKVVGGGMRQAGIIAAAAKIALEQNPEKLQQDHDNAKYLANALNQLDNISVNIAQVETNMVFATFTEEVDVTDIVEQLKHQGILLTMGNPMRLVTHLDINKADIDNFIKHLSSALTQGK; this is encoded by the coding sequence ATGATTGATTTTCGCTCAGATACAGTAACTCGCCCCAGTAAAGTAATGCGCAATGCGATGGCAAATGCCGAAGTCGGTGACGATGTCTATGGCGACGACCCTACTGTTAATGAACTTGAGTCTTGGGCGGCAAAACGCCATGGTTTTGCGAATGCCATGTTTTGTAGTTCGGGCACCCAAGCGAATTTATTAGCGCTAATGGCACACTGCCAACGCGGCGACGAATACCTTTGCGGTCAACAAGCGCATAACTATAAATTTGAAGGTGGTGGCGCAGCTATTTTAGGCTCCATTCAGCCTCAGCCGATTGAGAACGAAAAAGACGGAACGTTATGTTTTAAAAAACTGGCTGCAGCCATCAAGCCTGATGACTCTCACTTTGCTCGCACTACATTACTGAGCATTGAAAATACCATTAACGGCAAAGTGCTTTCGTTGGAATATATGGCACAAGCGCGAGAATTTACTCAGCAAAACAACCTAGCATTACATTTAGACGGAGCACGAGTTTACAATGCTGCCAGTGCATTAAATGTAGATATTACAGAGATTTGCCAACACGTAGATTCGATGTCTATTTGCTTATCAAAAGGCCTTGGTGCGCCGATAGGTTCAATATTATTGGGCTCAGAAGCGTTAATAAAAAGTGCTAAGCGTTGGCGAAAAGTGGTCGGTGGTGGTATGCGCCAAGCCGGAATTATAGCCGCAGCAGCAAAAATAGCACTAGAACAAAATCCAGAAAAACTACAGCAAGATCATGATAATGCGAAGTATTTAGCCAATGCTTTAAATCAGCTAGATAACATTTCAGTAAACATAGCCCAAGTTGAAACCAATATGGTATTCGCGACGTTCACTGAAGAAGTTGATGTGACAGACATAGTAGAACAGCTTAAGCACCAAGGTATATTGCTAACTATGGGCAACCCTATGCGACTAGTTACGCATCTAGATATTAATAAAGCGGATATCGATAACTTCATTAAACACTTAAGCAGCGCTTTAACACAAGGTAAATAA
- a CDS encoding LysR family transcriptional regulator: MQTPIRGLRSFCVASKCLSFKHAASQLFLTPSAVSHQIKQLETQLGIVLFNRGTRTIELTSAGKQFYQSIQPLINQLESTISEFTHKQQNQTIVISLPEFFASELFIPRLSQWSENNPTINLQLETVKSGSEPSQSADLSIVLANGKPNAKIVQELFPIRYAPACNKKLYKKLKNSGFSALKTTPLILHRSRPWSWHQWADKNSVDDFDPKQIIQFDSMFGVARAAQQGMGIALVPLPMSKAWFSEQLLVKLFDEELNTNDKYYLIQHENMDNHAELTLFAKWVKETFTI, translated from the coding sequence ATACAAACACCTATACGTGGCCTACGCTCATTTTGCGTAGCGTCAAAATGTTTAAGCTTTAAACATGCAGCATCACAATTATTCTTAACTCCTTCAGCAGTCAGTCATCAAATAAAACAACTTGAAACGCAATTAGGGATCGTTTTATTCAATCGAGGTACCAGAACCATTGAACTTACCAGTGCAGGCAAACAGTTTTATCAGTCAATTCAACCACTCATTAATCAGTTAGAATCGACCATATCCGAATTTACGCATAAACAACAAAACCAAACTATTGTCATTAGCTTGCCGGAGTTTTTTGCCAGCGAATTATTTATTCCTCGTTTATCTCAATGGTCTGAAAATAACCCAACCATTAACCTACAGCTTGAAACTGTAAAATCCGGTAGCGAGCCGTCACAATCGGCAGACTTGTCTATTGTGCTGGCTAATGGCAAACCGAACGCAAAAATAGTGCAAGAGCTATTTCCTATTCGTTATGCGCCAGCTTGTAACAAAAAACTTTATAAAAAGTTAAAAAATTCAGGTTTTTCGGCATTAAAAACCACGCCGTTAATATTACACAGATCTCGTCCATGGTCTTGGCATCAGTGGGCCGATAAGAATAGTGTTGATGATTTTGACCCTAAGCAGATTATCCAATTTGACAGCATGTTTGGTGTCGCAAGAGCTGCACAACAAGGTATGGGAATAGCACTGGTGCCATTACCCATGAGTAAAGCCTGGTTCAGTGAGCAACTTTTGGTCAAGTTATTTGACGAGGAATTAAATACCAACGATAAATATTATCTTATTCAACATGAAAATATGGACAACCATGCAGAGCTAACTTTATTCGCTAAATGGGTAAAGGAGACATTCACTATTTAA
- a CDS encoding YebC/PmpR family DNA-binding transcriptional regulator, giving the protein MGRAYQNRKLSMAKTAGQKTKVYSKYGKEIYVLAKNGGVDPDGNLSLRRTIEKAKKDQVPTHVIEKALEKATGVGGEDYVESRYEGFGPGNCMVIIDCLTDNGNRTIKDVRQCFTKTYSKIGSSGTVSHMFDHQAVFAFKGEDDETVLENLMMADIDVTEVELEDGIITVYAPHTEFFKLKTEFAENMADVELEVEEITWVPQTYTEISGEDDLANFEKFINMLEDCDDVQNIYHNAELPEEE; this is encoded by the coding sequence ATGGGCAGAGCATACCAAAACCGTAAGTTATCAATGGCTAAAACTGCGGGCCAAAAAACTAAAGTTTATTCAAAGTACGGTAAAGAAATTTATGTACTAGCAAAAAATGGCGGTGTTGACCCCGATGGCAACCTTTCGTTGCGTCGTACCATTGAAAAAGCCAAAAAAGATCAAGTTCCTACACACGTTATTGAAAAAGCATTAGAAAAAGCTACAGGTGTCGGCGGTGAAGATTACGTAGAGTCACGCTACGAAGGCTTTGGCCCTGGTAACTGTATGGTAATTATTGACTGTTTAACCGATAACGGTAATCGTACGATTAAAGATGTCCGCCAATGTTTTACTAAAACTTATTCAAAAATTGGTTCATCTGGCACAGTTTCACACATGTTTGATCATCAAGCTGTTTTTGCCTTTAAAGGTGAAGACGATGAAACGGTATTAGAAAATTTAATGATGGCTGACATCGATGTTACTGAGGTTGAGCTAGAAGACGGCATTATTACAGTTTATGCCCCTCATACTGAATTTTTTAAACTTAAAACCGAGTTTGCCGAAAACATGGCTGATGTTGAGCTAGAAGTTGAAGAAATCACTTGGGTTCCACAAACCTATACTGAAATTTCTGGTGAAGATGACTTGGCTAATTTCGAAAAATTCATCAATATGCTAGAAGATTGTGATGACGTGCAAAATATTTATCACAACGCAGAACTACCTGAAGAAGAATAA
- the rlmD gene encoding 23S rRNA (uracil(1939)-C(5))-methyltransferase RlmD produces MANFFKASPKKTQIQQQLTVNIRHLDQQGCGVAFQGKKPIFIEGALPNETVEVKLYEQKSKFSKAKLLKVITASPNRAEVMCRHYFQCGGCNLQHMDYQSQLTYKQDKITKLFSRQALNELMPWQNPIVSDPWHYRRKARIGVQYNKRGEPIVGFRQRESNHLTEIKSCPVLVEAFNNIFAELKDILAKVSGKNAIGHVEIIAANENVVLVRQLVKLTAQDKQLWQSFSSKNEWLVYFDDGKSLTPLMEDKTLSYSLTDAIKIEFSVDNFIQVNHLVNNKMVEQAQTWLMLNENDVVLDLFCGLGNFSLPIAQKVSSVVGIEGVMSMVNKAQENAQKNGISNCQFYQADLNSDWQNELWVQQKYTKVLLDPARAGAYQALTQLLTCKVSKILYVSCDPASLARDAKLLIDHGYKIEKIALMDMFSQTKHVETMVMFSL; encoded by the coding sequence ATGGCAAATTTTTTTAAAGCAAGCCCCAAAAAAACGCAAATACAACAGCAGTTGACCGTTAATATTCGTCATCTTGATCAGCAAGGCTGTGGAGTCGCTTTTCAGGGGAAAAAACCAATTTTCATTGAAGGTGCGCTGCCCAATGAAACGGTTGAAGTTAAGCTGTATGAGCAAAAAAGTAAGTTTTCAAAAGCGAAGTTATTAAAGGTTATAACGGCTAGTCCTAATCGCGCAGAAGTTATGTGCCGTCATTATTTTCAGTGCGGTGGTTGCAACTTGCAGCACATGGACTATCAGTCGCAGTTAACTTATAAGCAAGATAAAATAACAAAGTTATTTTCTCGCCAAGCACTCAATGAGCTTATGCCTTGGCAGAACCCTATTGTTAGTGATCCATGGCACTATCGACGTAAAGCAAGAATTGGCGTGCAATATAATAAACGTGGGGAGCCCATTGTTGGCTTTCGCCAACGTGAGAGTAACCACTTAACTGAAATTAAATCTTGCCCTGTACTTGTTGAAGCATTTAATAATATATTTGCTGAACTAAAAGATATTCTAGCTAAAGTGTCAGGCAAAAATGCAATCGGTCATGTTGAGATTATTGCAGCCAATGAGAATGTGGTTTTGGTGCGTCAATTAGTCAAACTGACAGCGCAAGATAAGCAGTTGTGGCAAAGCTTTTCCAGTAAAAATGAATGGTTAGTTTACTTTGATGACGGTAAAAGCCTAACCCCATTAATGGAAGATAAAACATTATCTTATTCATTAACTGATGCAATAAAAATTGAATTCTCTGTCGATAACTTTATCCAAGTAAACCATCTCGTCAATAATAAAATGGTTGAGCAAGCCCAAACATGGCTTATGCTAAATGAAAACGATGTCGTATTAGACTTATTTTGTGGTTTAGGTAATTTCAGTTTACCTATTGCTCAAAAGGTATCTTCTGTTGTTGGCATCGAGGGAGTTATGTCTATGGTTAACAAAGCACAAGAAAATGCCCAAAAAAATGGCATAAGTAATTGTCAATTTTACCAAGCCGATTTGAACAGTGATTGGCAAAATGAACTTTGGGTGCAGCAGAAATATACTAAGGTATTACTTGATCCTGCTCGGGCTGGAGCCTATCAAGCATTAACGCAATTACTGACGTGTAAAGTTAGCAAAATTCTTTATGTTAGCTGCGATCCTGCATCTCTGGCTCGTGATGCAAAATTACTTATTGATCATGGTTATAAAATTGAAAAAATTGCCTTAATGGACATGTTTTCGCAAACAAAGCATGTTGAAACTATGGTAATGTTTAGCTTATAA
- the mazG gene encoding nucleoside triphosphate pyrophosphohydrolase has protein sequence MLNDKPSIEKLRWIMSELRNPETGCPWDLKQTFTSIIPHTIEEAYEVVDAIEQEDFTELEKELGDLLFQVVFYSQLGAEEKRFDFDSVVSAICEKLIRRHPHVFSSSDFQSDAEVKANWENEKAKERQQKNNDSNLSILADIPRNLPALSQAAKIQKRCAHVGFDWHNIDDVFAKVEEEVLEVKAELHRDDTALAEELGDLMFAVVNLCRHAKQDPEALLREANNKFTKRFYGVEAQVNNSDKSFEQHSLDELEAFWQQVKISEKSKY, from the coding sequence ATGTTGAACGATAAACCCTCAATAGAAAAACTTCGTTGGATCATGTCTGAGTTGCGTAACCCTGAAACCGGTTGTCCTTGGGATTTAAAGCAAACTTTTACCTCTATCATTCCTCACACCATCGAAGAGGCTTACGAGGTAGTTGATGCGATTGAACAAGAAGATTTTACGGAGTTGGAAAAAGAGCTTGGTGATTTACTGTTTCAAGTGGTGTTTTATAGCCAACTTGGCGCGGAAGAAAAGCGGTTTGATTTTGACAGCGTGGTTAGCGCGATTTGTGAAAAATTAATCCGTCGTCATCCGCATGTTTTTTCCAGTAGTGATTTTCAATCTGACGCTGAAGTTAAAGCCAATTGGGAAAATGAAAAAGCTAAAGAACGTCAGCAGAAAAACAATGACAGCAATTTAAGTATTTTGGCTGATATTCCACGCAACTTGCCGGCATTGTCACAAGCAGCAAAAATTCAGAAACGCTGCGCGCATGTCGGCTTTGACTGGCACAATATTGATGATGTTTTTGCTAAAGTTGAAGAAGAAGTTTTAGAAGTTAAAGCAGAATTACATCGTGATGATACTGCATTAGCGGAAGAATTAGGTGATTTGATGTTCGCAGTGGTTAATTTATGTCGACACGCTAAGCAAGATCCTGAAGCGTTATTGCGCGAAGCTAACAATAAATTTACCAAAAGGTTTTATGGTGTTGAAGCACAAGTGAATAATAGTGATAAAAGCTTTGAGCAACATTCTTTAGACGAACTTGAAGCCTTTTGGCAACAAGTGAAAATTTCTGAAAAATCCAAATATTAA
- the relA gene encoding GTP diphosphokinase, whose product MVSVRKSHQMSQASFEQWLVALELDDDKKAALEKLYLKVSDLFDDTTPCRIKSLEMVEILSALNLDTDSLCAAFICPLYEFKCISLEYIEENFSKKIYLLCKGVGQMEAIKALHQSQSSQVSANQIDNVRRMLLAMVEDVRAVVIKLAERLCHLRLVKNSDEETRVLAAKETSNIYAPLANRLGIGQLKWELEDLSFRYLHPDVYKKIAKQLDEKRLDRERYMTDFVDNISQQLKSSGIKGCVYGRPKHIYSIWKKMQQKSLDFEQLFDVRAVRIIVDELQGCYGALGLVHTSWKHLSKEFDDYVATPKSNGYQSIHTVVVGPEGKTIEIQIRTQQMHDDAELGVAAHWRYKEGNASGKTSGFDEKVSWLRKILQWQEDVSESGELLDELRSQVFEDRIYVFTPNGDVVDLPSGATPLDFAYYIHSNVGHTCIGAKVFGRIVPFTHTLQTGDKVEVLRSKTLNPSRDWLNPSLNYLHTSRARAKVQHFFRLLDRDKNLAAGKEMLETALGKLQLSLAKVDLSAAIERFNFTTKDDLLAAIGSGNTRLLQVVHCLQQENEKSKPEEEIDPQSLIRQPQQADTQTGDNNGITVSGVGNLLTHMAKCCQPVPGDDISGFITQGRGISVHRVDCEQLANALNQQPEREVEVQWGIDNKKSYQVSINIIGGDRQGLLRDISTIISNERVSIIGIESNTDNAKQSMSMTIKVEIANNEALTRLLAKLKQLDDVAEVKRL is encoded by the coding sequence ATGGTTTCTGTACGTAAGTCGCATCAAATGTCGCAAGCAAGTTTTGAACAATGGCTAGTTGCGCTTGAATTAGATGATGACAAAAAAGCGGCGTTAGAAAAGTTGTATCTAAAAGTCAGCGATTTATTTGATGACACAACGCCTTGCCGAATTAAATCTTTAGAGATGGTGGAAATTCTCTCCGCATTAAATCTTGATACCGACTCATTATGTGCAGCCTTCATCTGTCCTTTGTATGAATTCAAATGCATTAGTTTGGAATATATTGAAGAAAATTTCTCTAAGAAAATATACTTGCTTTGCAAGGGCGTAGGGCAAATGGAGGCAATTAAAGCCTTACATCAATCACAGTCGAGCCAAGTTAGCGCTAATCAAATTGATAATGTTCGCCGTATGTTATTGGCTATGGTAGAAGATGTTAGAGCGGTTGTTATCAAACTTGCAGAGCGCTTATGTCACTTACGTTTAGTGAAAAATAGCGATGAAGAAACTCGCGTATTAGCGGCTAAAGAAACCAGTAATATATACGCGCCTTTAGCTAACCGTTTAGGTATTGGGCAGCTAAAGTGGGAATTAGAGGATCTTTCGTTTCGCTATTTGCACCCCGATGTATACAAAAAAATTGCTAAGCAACTTGATGAAAAGCGTCTCGACAGAGAGCGTTACATGACCGATTTTGTTGATAATATCTCGCAGCAATTAAAGTCGTCGGGTATAAAAGGTTGTGTATATGGACGACCAAAACACATTTATAGTATTTGGAAAAAAATGCAACAAAAGTCGCTGGACTTTGAGCAGTTATTCGACGTGCGAGCGGTGCGCATTATTGTAGATGAACTTCAAGGTTGTTATGGCGCATTAGGTTTAGTTCATACCAGTTGGAAGCATTTATCGAAAGAATTTGATGACTATGTTGCTACGCCAAAAAGCAATGGCTATCAGTCAATTCATACGGTTGTTGTTGGACCAGAAGGTAAAACAATAGAGATACAAATTAGAACTCAGCAAATGCATGATGACGCTGAGCTCGGTGTCGCAGCGCACTGGCGTTACAAAGAAGGTAATGCTAGTGGTAAAACCTCAGGTTTTGATGAAAAAGTTAGCTGGTTAAGAAAAATTTTGCAGTGGCAAGAAGATGTCTCAGAAAGTGGCGAGCTACTTGATGAACTGCGCAGCCAAGTGTTTGAAGACCGTATTTATGTATTTACGCCTAATGGAGATGTGGTTGATTTACCAAGCGGTGCCACGCCACTCGATTTTGCCTATTATATTCATTCTAATGTCGGACATACTTGTATTGGTGCAAAAGTGTTTGGCCGAATTGTGCCCTTTACTCATACATTACAAACGGGTGATAAAGTTGAAGTACTGCGCAGTAAAACACTAAACCCAAGCAGAGATTGGTTAAACCCAAGCTTAAACTACCTTCATACATCTCGTGCGAGGGCTAAAGTTCAACACTTTTTTAGGCTACTTGATCGAGACAAAAACCTTGCTGCTGGCAAAGAAATGTTAGAAACAGCGCTAGGAAAATTACAGTTATCTTTAGCTAAGGTCGATTTGTCTGCGGCAATTGAGCGTTTTAACTTTACTACCAAGGATGATTTACTTGCTGCGATAGGCTCTGGAAATACTCGTTTGCTTCAAGTGGTTCATTGTTTACAACAAGAGAATGAAAAATCAAAACCTGAAGAAGAAATTGATCCACAAAGTTTAATCCGCCAACCTCAACAAGCTGACACACAAACCGGTGATAACAACGGCATTACTGTTTCAGGTGTTGGCAACTTATTGACCCACATGGCTAAATGTTGTCAACCTGTGCCAGGTGATGACATTTCAGGTTTTATTACTCAAGGACGGGGTATTTCGGTACACCGAGTTGACTGCGAGCAACTCGCAAACGCATTGAACCAACAACCAGAACGTGAAGTGGAAGTTCAGTGGGGCATAGATAACAAAAAAAGTTATCAAGTCAGTATCAACATTATTGGCGGTGATCGTCAGGGGCTTCTCAGAGATATCTCGACGATTATTTCCAATGAAAGAGTCAGCATTATTGGTATTGAAAGTAATACCGATAACGCCAAGCAAAGCATGAGCATGACAATTAAAGTAGAAATAGCCAATAACGAAGCCTTAACGCGATTATTAGCCAAATTAAAGCAGTTAGATGATGTTGCTGAAGTTAAACGATTATAG